From Vitis vinifera cultivar Pinot Noir 40024 chromosome 5, ASM3070453v1, the proteins below share one genomic window:
- the LOC104879324 gene encoding pentatricopeptide repeat-containing protein At2g13600: protein MYSLIKTFAGNRRFLQSVFLFKKLLLSPSWLKPDILVFPPLIKSCAYLPHPNFGFLIHGYLMKCGFGNWVGVGNSLIRMYMKFGYIWDAYGVFEEMPIKDEDLFNSLVSGFGSNGFYDEVLVLFEQMLDVGLLPSLDSAFYVIMACGELGNLKKGTLVHEFLIENGFDRNVSILNSLISMYIKIGKIDSGRRVFCDMPKRDIVSWNSLITAYARNGNWAEAFNLFLSMKSAEDLFPNRITFLGLLLACGQIGNLDLGKSIHGHLICTGLISDLRLGTAMVNMYAKCDRVECAQTIFEEELFDRSLVSWNSLIAGYSHNGYDQKATLLYERMISESNLKPDAVTFANVVPAYASLADIRRIRSIHTFIVKKGLDMDGDVVLGTAMVDAYGKCLDIKAAKSLFSGIKKPNTATWNAMIAGNNLNHHADKSMLLFLEMLQSKVFPDAITMVMLFQSCGEIGSLKEGTMVHCYCLSKGFSPHLTVGNAIIDMYMRFGCVKSSQLLFNEMSLKNVVTWNTMLFGYVKIGDSAMAMRVFRQMQSENQYKPDSVTMISSIQASAAILTSCGAEIAHGFIAKLGLDSETLVMNSLIDAYAKTGFIEKARSLFMQMGNLRDQSSWNIMIAGCGMNGQGREACELVSHMEEDGYRPNSITFTSLLSSCSHSGLIEEGCWYFDMMMRKYKIQPGLEHWTCIIDMHARAGRLEEAYQLIENGLHQNSDGDALWDCDAVWGALLSACRMNMNMELGLLAGEKLLKLAPDNCGYRTLLSNLYASGKRWDEKAKLRREFEDRRLMKKPGLSVVEM from the coding sequence ATGTATTCCCTTATCAAGACTTTTGCAGGAAATCGTCGATTCTTGCAATCCGTTTTCCTCTTCAAGAAGCTTCTCCTTTCACCCTCGTGGCTGAAACCAGACATACTCGTCTTCCCTCCGCTCATCAAGTCATGTGcttatctccctcatccaaattTTGGGTTTCTAATTCATGGGTATTTAATGAAGTGCGGATTCGGGAATTGGGTGGGTGTCGGAAATAGTTTAATCCGCATGTATATGAAGTTTGGGTATATTTGGGATGCTTACGGTGTGTTTGAAGAAATGCCCATTAAAGATGAAGATTtgtttaattctttagtttccGGTTTTGGGTCAAATGGGTTTTATGATGAGGTGTTGGTTCTCTTTGAGCAGATGCTAGATGTGGGTTTGTTACCTTCTTTGGATTCTGCATTTTATGTAATTATGGCTTGTGGTGAATTGGGAAACCTGAAAAAGGGAACGTTGGTTCATGAGTTTCTAATTGAAAATGGGTTTGATAGGAATGTATCAATTTTGAATTCCTTGATTTCAATGTATATTAAGATTGGAAAGATAGATTCTGGGAGACGTGTTTTCTGTGACATGCCAAAAAGAGATATAGTGTCTTGGAATTCGTTGATTACAGCATATGCACGGAATGGTAATTGGGCTGAAGCATTCAACCTTTTCTTATCCATGAAAAGTGCTGAAGATTTGTTTCCAAACCGAATTACATTTTTAGGTTTATTGTTGGCTTGTGGACAAATTGGGAACCTTGATCTAGGAAAAAGTATTCATGGGCACTTGATTTGCACAGGATTAATTTCTGACCTCCGTCTTGGAACAGCTATGGTCAATATGTATGCGAAGTGTGATAGAGTTGAGTGTGCTCAGACCATATTTGAAGAGGAATTATTTGACAGGAGTTTGGTTTCATGGAACTCATTGATTGCAGGTTATTCACACAATGGTTATGATCAGAAGGCAACATTACTCTATGAAAGAATGATTTCAGAGTCAAATCTGAAACCTGATGCAGTCACATTTGCCAATGTGGTTCCTGCTTATGCAAGCTTAGCAGATATAAGAAGAATCCGATCAATCCACACATTCATTGTAAAGAAAGGCCTTGACATGGATGGAGATGTTGTTCTAGGAACAGCAATGGTGGATGCATATGGGAAGTGTCTAGATATAAAGGCAGCCAAATCCTTGTTCTCTGGCATTAAAAAACCAAACACTGCTACATGGAATGCAATGATTGCAGGGAATAATCTGAATCACCATGCTGACAAAAGCATGCTCCTGTTCCTTGAAATGCTTCAAAGCAAGGTGTTTCCAGATGCAATCACAATGGTCATGTTATTTCAATCCTGTGGTGAAATCGGATCACTAAAGGAAGGGACTATGGTCCATTGCTATTGCCTTTCTAAAGGTTTTTCTCCGCACCTTACTGTGGGAAACGCAATAATAGACATGTATATGAGATTTGGTTGTGTGAAAAGTTCACAACTCCTTTTCAATGAAATGTCTCTCAAGAATGTTGTCACATGGAACACAATGCTTTTTGGGTATGTCAAAATTGGTGACTCTGCCATGGCCATGAGAGTTTTCCGCCAGATGCAGTCAGAAAATCAGTACAAACCAGATTCAGTCACAATGATCTCATCCATTCAGGCCTCTGCAGCTATTTTGACCAGTTGTGGTGCTGAAATTGCCCATGGTTTCATAGCTAAGCTAGGACTTGACTCTGAAACACTGGTCATGAATTCTCTAATTGATGCATATGCAAAAACTGGTTTTATAGAAAAGGCAAGAAGCTTGTTTATGCAGATGGGTAATTTGAGGGACCAAAGCTCCTGGAATATAATGATTGCTGGATGTGGAATGAATGGTCAAGGGAGAGAAGCATGCGAGCTTGTGTCTCATATGGAAGAAGATGGCTACAGGCCTAATTCCATCACATTTACTTCTTTACTCTCATCTTGTAGTCATTCTGGCTTGATTGAAGAGGGTTGCTGGTACTTTGATATGATGATGAGAAAGTACAAAATCCAGCCAGGTTTGGAGCATTGGACTTGTATTATTGACATGCATGCAAGAGCAGGGAGGTTGGAAGAAGCATATCAATTAATAGAAAATGGGCTCCATCAGAATTCTGATGGTGATGCTTTGTGGGATTGTGATGCTGTTTGGGGAGCTCTTCTGAGTGCATGTAGGATGAACATGAACATGGAGCTTGGTTTGCTTGCTGGAGAAAAACTACTAAAATTAGCACCTGATAATTGTGGGTATCGGACGTTGCTATCAAATTTATATGCCTCAGGCAAGAGATGGGATGAAAAAGCAAAGTTGAGGAGAGAGTTTGAAGACCGGAGGCTGATGAAGAAACCAGGTCTCAGTGTGGTAGAAATGTGA